In Malassezia japonica chromosome 2, complete sequence, one DNA window encodes the following:
- the TMA46 gene encoding Translation machinery-associated protein 46 (BUSCO:EOG09264DJ8; COG:S; EggNog:ENOG503NUR0), with the protein MPPKKGGGGGGGAPKVTVDKTFGMKNKKGAKAQQQVKIIQQQQQQAGLNREALAKQKKKEEEKRIKAEAEKMLKAEGPPIVQPRVPFGVDPKSMTCAFWKAGRCDKSAARCKFAHSEDAQRKQQKKDLYTDTRDQKDDDDKKNDTMDKWDQERLNKVINMKHGNPRTTTDKVCKFFIQAVEDGKYGWFWECPNGGEKCMYRHCLPPGFVLKSERKAREALEKENEISLEEFLESARYKLGSNLTPVTRESFTKWKKERQDKKDAEEEAQRQKKATQAQANKMAGLSGREMFALNPEMFGDDDDDDDDGALDMTSYMPTGWEQGRDEAAEQIEHLHVTE; encoded by the exons ATGCCACCCAAGAAAGGCGGCGGtgggggcggcggcgcccccAAGGTCACGGTCGACAAG ACGTTCGGTATGAAGAACAAGAAGGGTGCCAAGGCCCAGCAGCAGGTCAAAATTAttcagcagcagcagcagcaggctgGTCTGAACCGCgaagcgctcgccaagcaaaagaagaaggaggaggagaagcgcatcaaggccgaggcagAAAAGATGCTCAAGGCCGAGGGCCCGCCGATCGTGCAGCCCCGTGTGCCGTTTGGTGTGGACCCCAAGAGCATGACCTGTGCGTTCTGGAAGGCAGGGCGCTGTGATaagagcgccgcacggtgCAAATTTGCGCACTCGGAAGACGCACAGCGCAAACAGCAAAAGAAGGACCTCTACACCGACACGCGTGACCAGAAGGACGACGATGATAAGAAGAACGACACGATGGACAAGTGGGACCAGGAGCGGCTGAACAAGGTCATCAACATGAAGCACGGCAACCCCCGCACGACGACGGATAAGGTGTGCAAGTTCTTCATCCAGGCCGTCGAGGACGGCAAGTATGGCTGGTTCTGGGAGTGCCCCAACGGCGGTGAAAAGTGCATGTACCGCCACTGTCTCCCGCCGGGCTTCGTGCTGAAGTCGGAGCGCAAGGCACgggaggcgctcgagaaggagAACGAGATTTCTCTGGAAGAGTTCCTCGAGTCTGCGCGGTACAAACTCGGCTCGAACCTCACGCCGGTCACGCGCGAGTCCTTTACCAAGTGGAAGAAGGAGCGCCAGGACAAGAaggacgccgaggaggaggcgcagcgccagaaGAAGGCGACccaggcgcaggccaacAAGATGGCTGGCCTCAGTGGCCGTGAAATGTTCGCGCTGAACCCCGAAATGttcggcgacgacgacgacgacgacgacgacggcgctcTCGACATGACCTCCTACATGCCCACCGGCTGGGAGCagggccgcgacgaggcggcggagcAGATCGAGCATCTTCACGTCACCGAGTAA
- a CDS encoding uncharacterized protein (COG:S; EggNog:ENOG503PKJJ; TransMembrane:2 (i126-146o152-169i)): MLSRAPHAAQEMPHEEAGEVAGLPDWANRITHPVLAEVVPREEYAEQEANEAEEAQEEGLEAESDSTEKGEDEKQLAANPSEKEHLFDDISISSGEPEPEPVEPAATGELTLAAIFAPHLPWTRRALLLTASIAVNVGLPFINGVFLGFGEIFARAFIAPWIGLAPPLLNYNRYSPSPADVPPLSSIPPGGLRSWAKGLAEREEKDE; the protein is encoded by the coding sequence ATgctgtcgcgcgcgccgcacgccgcgcaggagATGCCGCACGAGGAGGCGGGCGAGGTGGCCGGCCTGCCGGACTGGGCGAACCGCATCACACACCCTGTTCTTGCCGAGGTCGTTCCGCGCGAAGAGTACGCCGAACAGGAGGCAAACGAGGCAGAAGAAGCGCAGGAAGAAGGCCTCGAAGCCGAGAGCGACTCGACCGAGAAGGGCGAGGACGAAAAGCAGCTTGCAGCGAACCCCTCTGAAAAAGAGCACCTCTTTGACGACATTTCCATCTCGTCCggcgagcccgagcccgagccggtcgagccggcggcgacgggcgAGCTGACGCTCGCTGCCAtctttgcgccgcacctgccctggacgcgccgcgcgctgctgctgacAGCTTCGATCGCAGTAAACGTCGGCCTGCCGTTCATCAACGGCGTCTTTCTTGGCTTTGGCGAAATTTTCGCGCGTGCGTTTATCGCGCCGTGGATCGGGCTGGCGCCGCCCCTACTGAACTACAACCGGTactcgccgtcgcctgCCGACGTGCCCCCGTTGTCTAGCATACCCCCCGGCGGCCTGCGGTCCTGGGCCAAAGGACTGGCGGAGCGTGAAGAGAAGGACGAGTAG
- a CDS encoding uncharacterized protein (EggNog:ENOG503P7B6) → MHHVSYHGEEVPVSEMLERLTHESHSVTTLTVSFAEMLDGGCARFLQGLEKQNQWRRLRPGERSERIPSAGGVLVDPGIRALDLSSNQLTSFDKSGLTAAVEHNGTLSSLELQGNELCSNAPQAQCLDEIRRFARAVGTSSLRALNITANCLGDAGLAAFFDALPRTGTTLKTLCLSVNMFVDGESPEAQHGTAAARSIACFLSDPVACRGLERLHLNGNQFGWAGVRTIAHAIIGSRVACTLGQESTLPLSTLDALAPNRSVMHLDLFSTGIDSLSAPLNDEEPAFDWEASSLLTPSNWPVLLTNQLEANEEDRIATRKSAAKVLAAARIAGCKARDAGGEARGTFPLLRLPLELRGVVLDHLDEVRALSRTQFLHVLAYACEPSTIGYGLRQVDYPVDQSQVDEATLPILPWSWEECFATRSQPRNWYGEWVDLQREQPSSANETTPDLLAFWECTGTDHAA, encoded by the coding sequence ATGCACCATGTCTCGTATCATGGGGAGGAGGTGCCGGTATCCGAGATGCTGGAGCGCCTGACGCACGAGTCGCACAGCGTAACGACGCTGACTGTTTCCTTTGCAGAGATGCTGGACGggggctgcgcacgcttcCTCCAAGGGCTCGAAAAACAAAATCAGTGGCGCAGGCTCCGCCcaggcgagcgcagcgagcgcatcccaagcgcaggcggcgtgctggtCGACCCGGGGATCCGTGCGCTGGACCTCTCGTCGAACCAGCTCACGTCATTCGACAAGAGTGGGCTcacggcggccgtcgagcacAATGGCACACTGTCGAGCCTCGAACTGCAGGGCAACGAGCTGTGCTCCAATGCGCCCCAGGCACAGTGCCTCGACGAGATCCGGCGCTTtgcacgcgccgtcgggACTTCttcgctgcgtgcgctcaaCATTACCGCAAActgcctcggcgacgcaggcCTCGCGGCCTTTTTCGACGCACTGCCCCGCACAGGAACGACGCTCAAGACGCTGTGCCTCAGCGTGAATATGTTTGTCGACGGCGagtcgcccgaggcgcagcacggcaccgccgccgcacgcagcatTGCATGCTTCCTCAGCGACCCGgtcgcgtgccgcggcctcgaACGGCTGCACCTCAACGGTAACCAGTTTGGGTGGGCGGGCGTGCGTACGATTGCGCACGCGATTAtcggctcgcgcgtcgcgtgcacGCTCGGCCAAGAGAGCACGCTGCCACTATCGACTctggatgcgctcgcgccgaaCCGCAGCGTGATGCACCTCGACCTCTTTTCGACCGGCATCGACTCGCTCTCTGCGCCGCTcaacgacgaggagcccgCGTTCGACTGGGAGGCCTCGTCGCTTTTGACGCCGTCCAACTGGCCCGTGCTGCTTACCaaccagctcgaggcgaacgAAGAGGATCGGATCGCGACACGAAAAAGCGCGGCTAaggtgctcgccgccgcgcgcattGCAGGGTGCAAAgcccgcgacgcaggcggaGAGGCACGCGGCACCTttccgctgctgcgcctccccctcgagctgcgcggcgtcgtgctAGACCATCTGGACGAGGTACGCGCCTTGTCCCGTACGCAGTTCCTGCACGTCCTTGCCTATGCCTgcgagccgagcacgaTCGGGTATGGGCTGCGGCAAGTCGACTACCCCGTCGACCAGTCGCAAGTGGACGAGGCCACGCTGCCGATCCTCCCGTGGTCCTGGGAAGAGTGCTTCGCGACCCGGTCCCAGCCCCGCAACTGGTACGGGGAGTGGGTcgacctgcagcgcgagcagccGAGCTCCGCGAATGAGACGACGCCGGATCTGCTGGCATTCTGGGAGTGCACAGGTACGGATCATGCTGCCTAA
- the ADE2 gene encoding phosphoribosylaminoimidazole carboxylase (EggNog:ENOG503NWET; BUSCO:EOG09261D4D; COG:F) yields MDATVVGVLGGGQLGRMFAEAASRLNVTVRFLDVGDNTPAKQITNVPASVGGAQHVDGAFSDAAKIAELAEQVDVLTVEIEHVDADELQSVLDRGLVRAVHPAPATIKLIQDKYAQKVHLQERELPVVEFVAVENGDVQAAVDRFGLPLMLKSRTQAYDGKGNFTLRSADEIPAALEALGGNTRPLYAEKWAPFAKEVAVMVVRSVNGDVRAYTAVETVHENSICHSVYAPLRDALPGLDARARHIAEQAVATFSGAGIFGVEMFLMPDGDLVINEIAPRPHNSGHYTMEASETSQFENHLRAVVGLPLGSTALKVPAAAMLNILGLADLSKDKDAIAKTYAAARRSLSVPGCTVHLYGKAGCRPGRKMGHINVVGTSDAEVHERMGLLLDELALAQESGKMGTPWDAAAADARANAPVPPPKKSAADFSHPQPLVGVIMGSDSDLPVMLPAAQMLKQFEVPFELTIVSAHRTPDRMRTYANDARARGMRIIIAGAGGAAHLPGMVAAQTPLPVIGVPVKGSTLDGVDSLHSIVQMPRGVPVATVAINNSMNAGLLAIRMLGTGIPAYLDKMQAYMGEMKDGVLQKVERLHTEGWNYTLPGK; encoded by the coding sequence ATGGATGCAACGGTAGTCGGTGTGCTTGGCGGCGGCCAGCTCGGGCGCATgtttgccgaggcggccaGCCGTCTGAATGTGACGGTGCGCTTTTTGGATGTGGGCGACAACACGCCCGCAAAGCAGATCACCAATGTCCCTgcctcggtcggcggcgcgcagcacgtcgacggcgcctTTTCCGATGCGGCCAAGATCGCAGAGCTTGcggagcaggtcgacgtgctTACCGTCGAAATCGAGCATGTGGAtgcggacgagctgcagtCTGTGCTGGACCGCGGCCtcgtgcgtgcggtgcACCCCGCACCGGCGACGATCAAGCTGATCCAGGACAAGTACGCCCAAAAGGTGCACctgcaggagcgcgagctgccggTCGTCGAATtcgtcgcggtcgagaACGGCGATGTAcaggcggcggtcgacCGCTTTGGCCTTCCCCTGATGCTCAAGTCGCGGACGCAGGCCTACGACGGCAAGGGCAACTTTACCCTGCGCTCTGCCGACGAGATccccgccgcgctcgaagcgctcggcggcaacACGCGTCCCCTCTACGCGGAAAAGTGGGCGCCGTTTGCAAAGGAGGTCGCGGTGAtggtcgtgcgcagcgtcaaCGGCGATGTCCGTGCCTACACGGCGGTCGAGACCGTGCACGAGAACAGTATCTGCCACAGCGTCTATGCGCCCCTGCGCGATGCACTGcccggcctcgacgcgcgtgcgcgccatattgccgagcaggccgtCGCGACGTTTAGCGGCGCCGGTATCTTTGGCGTCGAGATGTTCCTGATGCCGGATGGCGACCTGGTCATTAACGAGAttgcgcctcgcccgcaCAACAGCGGTCACTACACTATGGAGGCGTCCGAGACGAGCCAGTTTGAGAACCACTTGCGTGCGGTGGTTGGCCTTCCCCTCggcagcacggcgctcaAGGTGCCTGCTGCGGCGATGCTCAACatcctcggccttgcggaCCTGAGCAAGGACAAGGACGCGATCGCCAAGACGtacgcagcagcgcggcgcagtcTCTCTGTGCCCGGCTGCACCGTGCACCTGTACGGCAAGGCGGGGTGCCGCCCCGGCCGCAAGATGGGCCACATCAACGTCGTCGGCACGTCGGATGCCGaggtgcacgagcgcatggGCCTGCTGCTTGACGAACTTGCCCTCGCCCAGGAATCCGGCAAGATGGGCACGCCGTgggacgccgcggcggccgacgcccgTGCGAatgcgccggtgccgcccCCGAAGAAGTCGGCGGCCGACTTTTCGCACCCCCAGCCGCTGGTCGGCGTAATTATGGGCTCGGACAGCGATCTGCCCGTGATGCtgcccgccgcgcagatGCTCAAGCAGTTCGAGGTGCCGTTTGAGCTGACGATTGTCAgtgcgcaccgcacgccCGACCGCATGCGCACTTATGCGAACGACGCGCGGGCGCGTGGCATGCGTATCATCATCGCCGGTGCGggcggtgccgcgcacctGCCCGGCatggtcgccgcgcagacGCCGCTCCCTGTGATCGGTGTGCCGGTCAAAGgcagcacgctcgacggcgtcgaCTCGCTGCACAGCATCGTCCAAATGCCGCGTGGCGTGCCTGTGGCGACGGTCGCGATCAACAACAGCATGAATGCGGGCCTCCTGGCCATCCGCatgctcggcaccggcatCCCGGCCTACCTCGACAAGATGCAGGCGTACATGGGCGAGATGAAGGACGGCGTCCTGCAaaaggtcgagcgcctccaCACCGAGGGCTGGAACTACACGCTGCCGGGCAAGTAA
- a CDS encoding uncharacterized protein (CAZy:AA3; COG:E; EggNog:ENOG503NW9R), protein MSAQSRLFALASHFAPKSVEEYDYVIVGGGTAGCVLANRLTEDAGVSVAVIEGGGSDEKEDRVLNLRRWLELLGSDLDYGYTTTEQPRGNSHIQHSRAKVLGGCSSHNTLISFFPFNADLDKWRDHHGCPDWGASSLQPYGTRLKMNITPIAPQQRNHVVRDWVEASSAATGAPVMEDMNAQIAYRGGFSSAVGFFNISYDPYSGYRSSASTAYMHPIMPRGATPRKNLHLYLHTWVDRLAFDEAEPTRVRGVHAVTATGQRKMIRARREVILSGGAFDTPRLLLLSGVGPKEDLEKVGIACRHNLPGVGLNLNDHPESIILWETRDTPKETVMSSDAGLFVRALPPDAEPVPHPGPDLMFHIYQVPFVENTERLGFDVPKHAICMTPNAMRSRGRGKLSLASSNPKDKPLIDFKYFQDPDHYDERLFVEGIKIARKVAEQAPFAQHLVREIAPGPECQTDEQISEYARKAAHTVYHPAGTCRMGTPPAYRAGNADADTVVVDQKNLRVVGLQGLRVCDASVLPTIPSVNPMLTILMIAERSAEIIRNDGWVNGKRKVYFG, encoded by the exons ATGAGCGCACAGAGCCGTCTGTTTGCGCTTGCGTCGCACTTTGCGCCCAAGAGCGTCGAAGAGTACGACTATGTGATTGTTGGCGGTGGCACCGCCGGCTGCGTACTTGCGAACCGCCTCACGGAGGATGCAGGCGTCTCGGTCGCGGTCAtcgagggcggcggcagcgatgAGAAGGAGGACCG TGTCCTCAACCTCCGCCGCTGGCTCGAACTCCTGGGGAGTGATCTGGACTACGGTTACACTACGACTGAGCAGCCGCGCGGCAACTCGCACATCCAGCACTCGCGCGCCAAGGTGCTGGGCGGCTGCTCGTCGCACAACACGCTCATCTCCTTCTTCCCTTTTAACGCGGACCTGGACAAGTGGCGCGACCACCACGGGTGCCCGGACTGGGGCGCAAGCTCGCTCCAGCCGtacggcacgcgcctcaAGATGAACATCACACCGattgcgccgcagcagcgcaaccacgtcgtgcgcgactGGGTCgaggcgagcagcgcggcgaccggcgcgccggtcaTGGAGGACATGAACGCACAGATTGCGTACCGCGGCGGCTTTTCGTCGGCAGTCGGCTTCTTCAACATCTCGTACGACCCCTACAGCGGCTaccgcagcagcgcgagcacggcgtACATGCACCCTATcatgccgcgcggcgcgacgccgcgcaaaAACCTGCACCTCTACTTGCACACATGGGTAGACCGCCTGGCGTTTGACGAGGCGGagccgacgcgcgtgcgcggcgtgcacgccgtcACAGCCACCGGCCAGCGCAAGATGatccgtgcgcgccgcgaggtgaTCCTatcgggcggcgcgtttGACACGCCGCGTCTGCTCCTCCTCTCCGGTGTGGGTCCCAAGGAGGACCTCGAAAAGGTCGGCATTGCGTGCCGCCACAATTTGCCTGGCGTCGGACTGAACCTCAACGACCACCCCGAGTCGATTATCCTGTGGgagacgcgcgacacgcCCAAGGAGACGGTCATGTCGTCCGATGCGGGTCTCtttgtgcgtgcgctgccgccggaCGCGGAGCCGGTGCCGCACCCCGGTCCGGACCTCATGTTCCACATCTACCAGGTGCCGTTTGTAGAAAAcaccgagcgcctcggcttcGACGTGCCGAAGCACGCTATCTGCATGACGCCGaacgcgatgcgctcgcgcggccgcggcaaactctcgctcgcgagctCAAACCCGAAGGACAAGCCGCTGATTGACTTCAAGTACTTCCAGGACCCCGACCActacgacgagcgcctgttTGTCGAGGGCATCAAAATCGCTCgcaaggtcgccgagcaggcgccatttgcgcagcacctcgtaCGCGAGATCGCGCCGGGCCCCGAGTGCCAGACCGACGAGCAGATCTCGGAGTACGCGCGCAAGGCTGCGCACACCGTGTACCACCCTGCCGGCACCTGCCGCAtgggcacgccgcccgcgtACCGCGCGGGCaacgccgacgccgacacggtcgtcgtcgaccaaAAGAACCTGCGCGTCGTTGGCCTGCAAGGCTTGCGCGTGTGCGACGCGAGTGTGCTGCCCACCATTCCGTCTGTGAACCCCATGCTGACGATCCTCAtgatcgccgagcgcagcgccgagatcATCCGCAACGATGGATGGGTGAACGGCAAGCGTAAAGTGTACTTTGGATAG
- a CDS encoding uncharacterized protein (TransMembrane:3 (o577-601i687-717o737-755i); COG:U; EggNog:ENOG503P5WS): MDPPPQRSNLKRRGTKLSMGNLMDKLHIKPGANAPNASSKGASTLVNSDDTPPTSVPSIRSLPPPTEKALPFAPPEVQTPHSLAFDPVEAPVAPPPEAVSRPSPPSPDEDSVAKGYHSDELRAPGQFPTGHDASDCPQHESWLSFFTHHVPALSGWSWEGDHLEPNMRHRFHGHHRDGHGSASEGVNTDTEFPFIESEVELDSPGDDEANGAAREDYFSYPTHRMNKKRNWHSGTPLAHPFSRAYNRRGKQHPRDGSDRDTLPRHDTWNLISASESPIASAANGAPELHPSAPHSQSLSKTLQELDEVEIKTFLQNFSRHTREVRLLGSTQHFSRMPQWDDFAYSSDEDDENTEEDSEQAALAQLDPHKRSKLLMHIDRGLQQLQPSGAPPEPMSACTTPGERHNRLTGHCVMEPSAGTSLKRSNSAGEILDKHDEDHVELDGPLQGIVEGLLHKPEVTTTVCSPVDDSDQYESAPNSGAEGPTLKRARVSTHTTKIPSKEDHVDGVAFCIAYILAFIERYAPNDLDDAPVTKYSETRARSHVERLYIIAPFWEQLLTYLRRMYSWEDPTRTAAAAMIYFVLWYTDLLFTAFFVMLIYHVLQFRFLPPDESYLHQRVQERMHRGMDANRLAERLKRSSRLDILDIYKRWQNTYGVVSQVATGDVADYHEKIKNILLWRNPATSKRTVVLLSLSAAFVTFCSAHTVVKTVLFAIGFSFFALMPLQEHYPRYRRPLNPLWWLVLGSPTDAQYAVQLLRQRHLNYQEWLQHNANDPSAAGTPPQPMLDGFASLDSSQTHAVRRDESEPKTPIANQAPMSKKRLGSFLCQHHGVPGHLIVTTTHLYFSPVHVVGSSGKHYVTRFDDVVGLRKTNSLRLFLWSSNGMKISRRNKNSLHLANMSHRDDAFNLLLALGSEVWRKV, translated from the exons ATGGATCCACCGCCACAGCGCTCCAATTTAAAGCGCAGAGGCACCAAGCTCTCGATGGGCAACTTGATGGATAAGCTCCACATCAAGCCTGGGGCCAACGCGCCCAACGCGAGCTCGAAAGGTGCATCCAC TCTAGTGAACAGCGACGACACACCACCAACCTCGGTCCCATCGATTCGGTCGCTCCCACCCCCCACCGAGAAGGCGCTGCCGTTCGCACCGCCCGAGGTCCAGACGCCACACTCTCTGGCTTTTGATCCGGTAGAGGCGCCAGTGGCACCGCCACCAGAGGCCGTTTCGCGGCCCTCGCCACCGTCGCCGGACGAAGACAGTGTGGCGAAAGGCTATCATtcggacgagctgcgtgcgcctgGACAGTTTCCGACAGGCCATGACGCATCTGACTGCCCGCAGCATGAGTCGTGGCTGTCGTTCTTCACACATCACGTCCCTGCCCTGTCCGGTTGGTCATGGGAAGGCGATCATCTCGAGCCCAACATGCGCCACCGCTTTCACGGGCACCACCGGGATGGGCACGGCTCTGCCTCAGAAGGTGTGAATACCGACACCGAGTTCCCGTTTATCGAGTCGGAAGTCGAACTCGACTCGCCTGGGGACGACGAGGCaaacggcgcggcgcgcgaagACTACTTCTCCTACCCCACCCACCGCATGAACAAGAAGAGAAACTGGCACAGCGGCACGCCCCTTGCGCACCCGTTTTCTCGTGCGTACAACCGCCGCGGAAAGCAGCATCCGCGCGATGGCAGTGATCGTGATACCCTTCCTCGACACGATACATGGAACCTCATCAGTgcgtccgagtcgccgATTGCCTCGGCGGCAAATGGCGCGCCTGAGCTGCATCCCAGCGCGCCCCACTCGCAGTCGCTGAGCAAGACGCTGCAAGAGCTCGACGAAGTCGAAATCAAGACGTTCTTGCAAAACTTTTCGCGGCATACGCGCGAAGTCCGCCTGCTGGGCAGCACGCAGCACTTTTCGCGCATGCCGCAGTGGGACGACTTTGCGTACTCGTCAGACGAAGACGATGAGAATACGGAAGAGGACtccgagcaggcggcgctggcgcagctcgatcCGCACAAGCGTTCCAAACTGCTGATGCACATTGACCGTGgtctgcagcagctgcagccgagtggtgcgccgccggagcCAATGTCGGCGTGTACGACGCCTGGCGAGCGCCACAACCGCCTGACGGGGCACTGCGTTATGGAACCGAGTGCGGGTACGTCGCTAAAGCGTTCCAATTCGGCTGGTGAGATCCTCGACAAGCACGACGAAGACCATGTTGAGTTGGATGGTCCTCTGCAAGGCATTGTAGAGGGCCTGCTCCACAAACCGGAGGTCACGACGACCGTCTGCTCGCCGGTGGACGATTCGGACCAGTACGAAAGTGCGCCAAACtccggcgccgagggccCGACCCTCAAACGGGCGCGTGTGTCGACGCACACCACCAAGATCCCCTCGAAAGAGGACCATGTGGATGGTGTGGCGTTTTGTATTGCCTATATCCTTGCCTTTATCGAACGATACGCGCCGAACGACttggacgacgcgccggtgACCAAGTACAGCGAAACCCGTGCGCGCtcgcacgtcgagcgtcttTATATCATTGCACCGTTCTGGGAGCAACTGCTGACGTACCTGCGCCGTATGTACTCGTGGGAGGACCCGACGCGtacggcggccgcggcgatgATCTACTTTGTTTTGTGGTACACTGATTTGCTCTTTACGGCGTTCTTTGTGATGTTGATCTACCATGTGCTGCAGTTCCGCTTCCTCCCGCCGGACGAGTCGTACCTGCACCAGCGTGTGCAGGAGCGCATGCACCGTGGTATGGATGCGAACCGCCTGGCGGAGCGCCTGAAGCGCAGCAGTCGTCTAGACATTCTGGACATTTACAAGCGCTGGCAGAACACCTACGGTGTCGTGTCGCAGGTCGCGACCGGGGACGTGGCCGACTACCACGAGAAGATCAAGAACATTTTGCTGTGGCGTAACCCCGCGACAAGCAAGCGCACCGTGGTCCTCTTGTCGCTCTCTGCTGCGTTTGTCACGTTCTGTTCGGCGCACACCGTGGTCAAGACGGTGCTCTTTGCGATTGGCTTCTCCTTCTTTGCGCTGATGCCGCTGCAGGAGCACTATCCCCGCTATCGCCGCCCCCTGAACCCCCTGTGGTGGCTTGTGCTTGGCTCGCCGACCGATGCGCAGTACGCGgtgcagctcctgcgccagcgccatCTGAACTATCAAGAGTGGCTGCAGCACAATGCCAACGACCCCAGTGCGGCTGGCACGCCGCCCCAGCCGATGCTCGACGGCTTTGCGAGCCTGGATTCTTCGCAAACCCATGCTGTGCGTCGCGACGAATCGGAGCCCAAGACACCGATCGCGAACCAGGCGCCGATGAGCAAGAAGCGCCTGGGCAGTTTCCTGTGCCAGCACCATGGTGTCCCCGGCCATTTGATTGTGACGACCACCCATCTCTATTTCTCGCCTGTACATGTGGTGGGCAGCTCCGGAAAGCATTATGTGACGCGCTTTGACGACGTGGTGGGCCTGCGCAAGACCAACTCGCTGCGCTTGTTCCTCTGGAGCAGCAACGGAATGAAGATTTCGCGGCGGAACAAAAACTCCCTGCACCTTGCCAACATGTCCCACCGAGACGATGCCTTCAATCTActtctcgcgctcggctctGAAGTCTGGCGCAAAGTGTAG
- a CDS encoding uncharacterized protein (SECRETED:SignalP(1-15); EggNog:ENOG503NVWA; BUSCO:EOG09264RJ7; COG:U): MWTHAALVGRQLALAAWDEVAPTHQAIPNGFIEIDLHHVLTIASHRRGTHDVGWTEAAKRPEHGIKMGLSVSRLLSGLFGKKEMRILMVGLDAAGKTTILYKLKLGEIVTTIPTIGFNVETVEYKNISFTVWDVGGQDKIRPLWRHYFQNTQGIIFVVDSNDRERIPEAREELQRMLNEDELRDALLLVFANKQDLPNAMNAAEITDKLGLHSLRQRQCGDGLYEGLEWLSTNLKRRA; this comes from the exons ATGTggacgcacgccgcgctcgtcgggcggcagctcgcgctcgcggcgtgggacgaggtcgcgccgacgcaccAGGCGATTCCGAATGGATTCATCGAGATAGATCTGCACCATGTGCTTACCATCGCATCGCATAGAAGGGGGACGCACGACGTAGGATGGAC GGAGGCAGCGAAGCGCCCCGAGCATGG AATCAAGATGGGATTGTCCGTGTCGCGACTGTTGTCTGGCCTCTTTGGCAAGAAGGAAATGC GCATCCTGATGGTTGGATTGGATGCCGCGGGTAAGACCACTATCCTGTATAAGCTCAAGCTCGGTGAAATCGTTACTACCATCCCGACGATTG GTTTCAACGTCGAGACTGTCGAGTACAAGAACATCTCGTTCACCGTGTGGGATGTCGGTGGACAGGACAAGATCCGTCCCCTGTGGCGCCACT ACTTCCAGAACACCCAGGGTATCATCTTCGTGGTCGACTCGAACGACCGCGAGCGTATCCCCGAGGcccgcgaggagctgcagcgcatgctcaacgaggacgagctccGTGATGCTCTCCTCCTGGTCTTTGCCAACAAGCAGGACCTGCCCAACGCCATGAACGCTGCCGAGATCACCGACAAGCTCGGTCTTCACagcctgcgtcagcgccAGTG CGGTGACGGTCTCTACGAGGGTCTCGAATGG CTCAGCACCAACCTCAAGCGTCGCGCTTAA